In Zingiber officinale cultivar Zhangliang chromosome 3A, Zo_v1.1, whole genome shotgun sequence, the DNA window aaaaAATGAgcggaaggagagagattgaacaaaaatattattttacttttaggatagagatttcattccctaaatttagagaatcacaaTTCATCAAATCTATATTTAGGGAATATATAGGGTAACTGATATAAAGGTTTTTTAGTTAGCCTatccaaaatttaggataaaatctttGGATAGGGTAGCTAATGTGAATGCTCTTAGCATGGATAGGCAGAGACATTTGGTTTTAATTAAGCAAGTTGTCTTGCAGTTATTCTATTTAAAGGACGTTTATTTATAAATGATAAGTTGGATTTCTCCCTACTTCCCTAGACCCTTTAATTATCAGCATATGGTAGTTTGccgaaaataaatacataaaaactAACAATCTGATTAATCGAAGACCTCACAGACATAAAAGAAAAGGTTCAAAACAGCATTTAACATTGAATTGATCAAAATCTTGAAGAAAGAAATGAAGGTTGTATAACATATGATTGGAGACACAAAAGACATTCTTCAAGATGGTTGAATATTTGGTGAAGTATGCATTCTTCTGAACTCTAAAAGATGAAAATATCCTTGATTGAATCAAATATTCATTGAAAAGGTGTTAATGGGTTGTGCCCAAGCCGGGCACGGCACGGGTCTGATTGGTCCTTTTTTTTCCATGTCTTACCTGGCCTGAGATGGGTTTAACAAGTCATGCTCAACACAACTTGTAAGTTGTGTTTTCCTGCCCAGTGCAAGCTCTGTAGGCCAGAGCTTGAGCCCaggtattaatttaaataattataaaaataaaaattaaaaaagttcTAAATGAAtaagaaaaaattgaaaattttattaacaACAACAAAACCATGTCTTGAAATCAGCAAAAATTAAATTGATTCTTAAAAGAGTAGTTCAACTAAGAATTATGATCGAGATAAGGGAAACTAAGAATCATAAATTAGTAGATTATGCTAAGGGAAGTCAATTCAACTATCAATCATGCACTACATATGAGAGAAGATATGGCCATTGTCACTAACTtggtgaaaataaattttttagaaaaaataatgaCCTTTCTATCTCAGTGTATTCAAGTACTGGAATATTTATTTCATTGCTTGACCATTACACTTTAGTTCAATTATAAAAATCTTCACAAAAGCATAAGAATTTGAGTAACGAAGAATTAATTGGTCTAGGATTATCATCTGCACAGAACAAAAACTACAATCTCACACAAGATGGAAGTGTGTATATTACAGTCTAATCCAAGATTAAACCATTTGTAAAAATCTATCTTGATTTCCTTTCAGTCAACTCTTAcaaagatatttatttttttgtactAATTCAACCGACGACAAAAAAAGATTAAGATCCACATTATCAGCAACGGTAAAACCCCAAATGAAAACCAAACAATTCGATGTGGAAAGCATCTCATGAACAAAGACATGTACCAAAGGAAAAAAGGCATTTGCAGGTGGCTATGAACTTTAGCAAGCTGTCTCGGTTATATAATTATTCACTCTTCCTCCCATAATTATTAACAATCTATGATGGGCTATTGAAAAAAAATGTATATGTACATAAAAAAACACTTAGTACATACTTCTACGAGTGCGCTTCTTGTAAAGGATGCGGTATCCGCACTCTCTGCACTGTATGACATCCCCTGGCTTCAATGTGTTCTCTGCTCCGCAATCTAAGTCATAACCAATTCAATTTTTCTTAATAAGAAAGACCATCAAAGCGATCAAATGAATTCATGAAAACTCAACCACATAAATTGAAAGAAGAAGCAAATTTTTACCTCCACATATGTAACTAACAGGCTCAGGCTGCAGAGGATCCATGACTTCAAAAACGCAAAGCTacgatttgaaaaatcatgaaaaataCTAGATTAATCCATTAGTTTGTGATCCATCACAAAGAACAAACAACTCAAAGTTTGTCGAATAGAGCATCACAATCCCAACAGATTTCacaaaagagaaaacaaaaacaaagaaaaaaatccGAATAAATCGGTTGATTCAAAGCTTAATGTCGATTGGAAAGGAAATCTCAGTGAATCGGCAAAAATCTCACCCAATTCAAAATTGAAATAGTCTCTCGAGACGAAAGCAATGATCGTACAGTAAGAGGAGATCGTGTGAGGGAGAAGAAAATTTGAGGTGAGAAACTTACCGGCTTCCTTCTCTACGAGGCGTGATCGCAAGATAGAGGAATGGAGATAATTAGGGTTTAGCGTTTATAGcggcgtatatatatatatatatatatatatatatatatatatatataagttcatttttttaaaacaaaaaccaAATTATAAGttcattttctttaataaattgtgTTTTTTTAATCTAATCTTTTTAAAAATGGGCACCAATACGAAATACtatgtaatgtaatataatataaCTAATATTATATTATGTCAAAAGGATGTtcatatatctccataatgatatgatattgttcactttgagcATATGCCCTCATTATTttcctcttgggctctccccaaaagacaTCATTCTAAtaaatatcctacatccttttaacctcatgatcttttctaaatctttccaatgtgggactttgattgaactccaacaatcctcccctcaaacaaaggaccaccattactctcatggtccaaGCCTCCCCGTAAGAATTTGGTCACACTGACCTTTTCTGGAGCACCCCGCAAGCATCTGCATCctgtcaccttgacctactccgggcctccccgcgagcattcggtcaccttgacctgctttggACCTCTTTGTGAGCAGCCGATCGTCTTGACCCGGTCACCCTTACTTGCTCCAGGCTTCCCCGCAAACATCCAGTCATCTTGATATTATGtcaaaaggatgtccacatatcttcataatgatatgatattatccactttgagcctaTGCTCTCATTATTTTGCTCTTgtgctctccccaaaaggcatcattccaatagagatatcctacatccttttaacctcattatcttttctaaatatttcccatgtgagactttgattgaactcCAACAATtttcccctcaaacaaaggatcaccATTACTCTAATGGTtcgggcctccccgcaagcattttgtcaccctgacctgctctggcTCCGCAAGCATCTGCATCctgtcaccttgacctactctgggcctccccgcgagtattcgatcaccttgacctgctttggGCCTCCTTGCGAGCATCCGGTCGCCCTGCCCCGGTCACCCTTACCTACTCCAGGCCTCCCCACAAGcattcgggcgctcggaccagcatGTTTGACCAAAACGTGTCTAATGcattctgaacgttgggggataaagtctTATCCCCCCAGGAggtccggaacccttccaggcgccccgaccaaggctataaatataaccttggtccagaagcttttcaacgaactcattacttgtaattcctacgcttgtgtgctttagagttaagcttctgtttctgtgcttcaacgttgtaagagacttctccgcctgaaggagtattctagtgcgcttaaccttccttggattaacaaccacatcggttgtaaccaagtaaatcttgtgcctcgtctttttaatgttttatttatctgctttgtttattttacaagtgttagcttaaagagttcgagaaaggattgtttatttgttttgattttgtaggatatccaacaaccccccttccagccggcccaacggtcctacaattgatatcagagccgagtacacctcaaaaggactaactgccgtctgaagcaacaaaacgatggccggagctagcgactacccaccaacattcgagggggagtttcctttatggaagcaacaaatggaggtatatctaaactctgattttggtattttttcaataatgaaatttggttatgaagaaccgaagaacgcgTACGGAGAAGAAATCGATAAACGTCTCTGGACCCATaagcaacgtgaggagtttaTGGCAAACGGGCGAGCTAAATTTCACCTCCTAAGcaaaataccaaatgaagatcccgatagagttggcgaatacaaaagcgcaaaagaactttgggaaaagttcttgaagattcatgaAGAATCAAAAGAAGCCGAATCCGAGACTAAAGAAATTGCCGAAACATCAATCATAGCAGAAGACCCACCTAAAGATGAAAGCTCAACCGAgacaagcatcgatgaagggggagagtcttcgaaagaaagtaattcaacagggggagaactaacgaccgacgaggtaagtaaggtatgacctctaccctcagaacaactggttcaattaatcgaaaaattacctgaagatttttacgaattaaaaattgaatcatcgaaagagtttttcggattaaAAAATCAACTGCCGAACACTTCTTGCAAATTAAGAATATTattgaaagaatttttcgaattacaaaatattttggcgaaagattcttgcaaattacaaattattttgtcaaaagaattttgcaaatcagaaatattgccaaaagattcttgcaagctacaaaatattttgtcgaatgaatcttgtaaattagaaaaattgttaaatgaatttttaccaattattttgtcaatacaatttcttgcatgtttaatatttgttgctttaaaaCTGAAAGAAATATAGTCTGTCGATTAAagtatgtaaaataccgaaaaagggtgaataataataagagaatttttcagaatttttagaaatttttcggaaatttttcggagctcgtatggacaagtttacggggataaaaagggGTTCGGAAAAACCTATTTTGGCTACctaatttaagcgaggaaaagttgaatttaattatctattttctttttctgttttctttgttttcgccgAACTCTGCCTTTTCCCCGCGCGCCCGACGCCGCCGAACCCCCCTGTGCCCTAACCGTCCTCTCCCAATCGGCGATGCAAAACCGCCGCTCCCCCTCACGAATAAACCCCTCGgccaagctctcttcctcttcttcctacccgagcccctcttctcttcttgtgcTGACGTTGACCTTGACCACAGGCGCCCTGACTCCATGAATCCACCATCCGTGTGTGCCCTAGCGACGCCGACCGTCGGCCTTTCTCCCGATTCCGCTGCCGCTAGTGCTTCTTCGTCGGATCTTTGCTCAACGCCGACCACTATCCCTTCAGTTTGCTCTGGATTTGGTCCacgacgcctctgccctagcgccgacgcCGCCGCTTCTTCCTCTTATTCTCCGATCAGCAGTGTCGTCGGCCCTCCCCTGTGCACTAGCGCCACTGTCGTGCCACTGCCGATCCACCGCGAGCACCCGTGCACTATCACTGTTGCCGGATCCTTGATCACCTCCGATCGGTAGAGGGGAAGAGGGAAGATGAATTAGGTTGTTATGGAATGATTGGTTGAATTAGTGATCTCCTCTTTTGATTCGTTCAGTGATTGGTCCAGCATGTGTAGGGTTCGGTGGATCTAGGCTGTGAAGTGAGATCCGAGTAGTAAGGTGAATTTCAGGAGGTGAGGTTTCTGGTTTTTGGTTCTGGTAACATTCCAACCAGCAACTTCCATTGTTCCAGCTAATCCTTTCCGGAGCAAACTTCCTTGGCTGTGGATTAACAGGAGCGGTTAAgaagtaaggtaaggtgtagagcattTGATATATGCTATAGGTCATGTttttgattcgattattttagatAGATGATCATGCGTAGATTAATTCTTGTGGGAAGAATGATGgtaatatgattagggttttgccctaatttaggattagagattttatttagctatttagaagaattgtagctaaataaaatttatttttattcgtGACAcatgactttgacgcgagacgagtatctcgacgttgtatttggaccagattggacttttcgattggaggcggatactttgactttatgtcattcgatatgcataataatgtttttaacatatagcaatgattgtgtttctcatttgcttcggttgatcactacccgatctgatacatgcttgtttgtttatttgttatgcacatcatgttagtacttatctgattatatatgtttataggggtagtgacacaaccatgatatatattatgttcaggacctagggtttttcatatcctatctgatctgtgtacctttgatttgattcattatcctatggtacatattttaatatttatatatatggatattgctatgctattcaggatattgccatgtttagtgtcatgcatcatctcgcatgattgcatgttgtgcgatagtttgctccattattgtcgagcacatcgccagttacatgtatctgtacacaccaccactcatgggttagtgatatatcagacaggtgtgtggcagttctgctgtttggtttcgttggtctggtgactcagcgtggtagccggcagacggttctgctATGTTTGGCTCCGctagtttagtgtagcagcgtggtagccggcaggcggttggactctgtttggcgtCGTTGGTCCGCTCATTGGTAGTGTAacgcagtgtggtagccggcagagattcctccccgtcatcgtgtaccgggagatgagagcattgagctcccccatttatgattcggggtaggaggataagtgtactccgacagcatcccgtccactcggtcactcatcaggagcagtgatggcagagtgcatggttatcatagccctacccactcggtctcaccattgtatgtgagatgactgactgacgtcaggggtgaccatgacatttgcatcatatgcatgatgcatttatttcttgtgtttgctgcatttacttgctgcatttatatggatgcatatgattgacatgcatataggattttgatatttctcggtctgacgaccctgttatacttataccctggtgttggttagtacagttttctcctgtttgtttcagttgcatttatccttcttgtatcaggagattgtacacatgattagtgctggttgttattttctttattatgcatatcagttgttacccactgagtgttggacttacaccctcctccgttgctattttcaggttgatgctgtccggagagttccagtcgctagtcccctgaagacccagagttatttgatctttttgttatgtctcttattgcactatctagatttgtattagtttaccttatcactacaagaaaaaagcctaacaacaacggtttttcaccgttgtcataggccctttcggactgttgttaaatgtcatgtTGTTAAAGAGgatgcccaaagacaacagtttttaaccgttgtctttgaacacaaagacaacagttttacaacggtaaaaaaccgttgtctttttattcaacgacaacagttgttcaccgttgtctttgagcgtattCCTTTAATAATatgctcttcaacaacagttttgaactgtctacgacaacggttaaaaaccgttatctttttagccaatgacaacggttaaaaaccgttgtctttttagctatcaatgttatttaacatcagtttgacaatgatttttcaccgttgtcttttaacgccattgacaacagtttcACATATTTAAACTaatgtctttgggtacaatatacaacattttgacaataaataaaaaattgaatcttttccatcattttataaccattattttatataaataatatatctacaaaatatcattgatcaaaaacctacaatccaaacatcatcatccagtgcaaatttcattaaagtaccaaacattatcatccaaacatctttaaagtaccaaacatcaacatccaaacatcacaaaagtttacaaaactaaatagtacccataacaatatatcacacatatatacactacaaaaaaataagCCTTTAGAAGCGGTTTTAAGACACCTATAGCAACGGTTATCACCCGCTGCTAAATCTATTGCACCGGTTCAAAACCGTTGTGGATGTTGGCGACGCTAAAGCCAACAGATGCAGTAAAGCTGACCGGTGGTTCATGACTAAGAGCCAATTCTGATGGGtacctatagaagcggttaaTGACCGATCCTGATGTATACCTATAGAAGCGGTTGATGACCAATCCTGATACCTATAGAAGCGGTGAATGATCGATCATGATGGATACCTATAGAAGTGGTTAATGACCACCTCTATAGAATTTTCCAATCTAGAAAACTGCCCTTTAGAAGCGGTTATAACCGGTTCCAAAGGTCTAGTTATAGGAACGGTTAAAACCGCtgctattattgaattaccaattttacaaaaaaaaatcctattttcTATTGTACCTATAGAATTCCAAATCAAATGCTCAATTTAAATCAATTGACAATATTCATATTTCATTTCACAAACTTAATTTATTTCCATAACACATAAATATAAATTGGATTACCAAATCAACACATAcaatttgtatttcatttcaaaatattcataacatttaactccACACTATAACACAAACACAATATTTTCTTCAATCTCCAAAATATATACAACCTTCAATAATAAGTTTtctccacaaaaaaaaaaaatcaaaagacatGTGCTCCAAACGACAAAAGACATGTGCTCCAAACGACAAAAGGCATTTGCTTTAAGCGACAAAAGACATTTGCTCCAACCTTCAATAGAACCACCAAATTA includes these proteins:
- the LOC122054141 gene encoding DNA-directed RNA polymerases II, IV and V subunit 12, with the translated sequence MDPLQPEPVSYICGDCGAENTLKPGDVIQCRECGYRILYKKRTRRIVQYEAR